The DNA region CAGGTGTGAGAATGAATGTAAAAGTACAATGCgttgggagaaaaaagaaagtaaggTGTCTATATAATTTGCCAAGTTtctatgaaaaaagaaaacccacttTTAATTCAAAAGCACAACCACACTTGATTTATTCATTGTTGTTCACCTTGCTCCTACCTTTGCCTCTCCGCAGACTAAGCAGATTTTCATGAGACTAGATTTCTTGTGTCTATGCCCACGCTCCATTCACATCTATATACATGAGCTGGAGTGGCATATGGCACTTTAGGCAAACTGGATATCAGTTACACATAAAACCCAAATGTTACTTCCCTGGCTTTGGTGGAGTTATACACTGAATTGTTTCAGCAGCACAGTACAACTTAAGTGCTAAAGAAACCACAACAACACATGCATATTTTACTGccagttcatttttttttctatgtccCAGTTGGCATTTTCTCATTAGAAATGCCAAATAATTGCTCAGACATTTGCTTGTATCATTCCTTTTGCTATGAGCAAAGTTTTGAAAAGCTTCAATTTTTCTTATGTGGAGCTCCAACTTATTAGCTGAAAGTTTGAGTTCCAGTTCACATAACTTCAAGATATCCTTGCTCATGACTTTGTAATTACCTTAGTAATTTAACTGAATATCTTGAGGTTTTATGTCTCCCTTTTTTGACAGATCCTGAATGCCAAATATTCATGTGATTGTGTAGCTTGTATTTACTAAATTTTAAACCCATATTAAACCAGTTAGATCACACATTCTTTCATCCTACTCCCAGTCACATCAAAGCAGACTTCAAATTCCTGCACCTTGCCCTCTCAGATTCTAGATACCATTATGAAACTTCCAAATATGAGGAACTGACCACTAATATTAGAAAGCTGCTTCAGAGATTACTCAGATTTCATGTCAAAAACataatattttcttcctgtttgaaCTTTAAAAACCTCAGCTTCCATTCCCTTCACCTTCTTGGGGCTTTGCAAGCTTTTTTAGAGTCCTCCTTATCAGGCTGCTGTCTGTTAAGGAGGTGTTAAAGGGGCATCAGATTTCAATTCCATTTTGTTCCATATGCTAGACTTTGTTAATGTGATTACTGCTTCCACATTTCAGTCTTTAATTAGAATTTGTTACCTGACAGAGTTTAGTGTCAACACCATGTTCTTTCTCTTTTACATGCAGTCACAACATGTTCGTAAATTACActtcaggtgaaaaaaaaaacaaccaagcaAACGAAAACCTTCAGAGTAAATTGCTTACAGAATAGGATAATAGGATCATAATATCCAGAGGAATTTTCCTTCTTATCACAACTAAGCATATTCACTTCCAAGCCTTCATAGTCCAATCCACGAAGTTACACAAAGAGACGGAGAACAGCGGAGCCAGCGCTGGTTGCACCACAAAGGTAACTGGAAACAGCATATCCCTTCTCACTCCCTAAAGCCCGGGCTATTCGGTTACAGCTTCTGGATCGTTACAAGTATTTTATTATTGTAAAAGTTTTACAGTGAAAGCGACGCTGCCTTGGGTGTTCGTGCCTTCAATACGCACAGGTTTGCACTATAAAGAATATGACCAGGGCACCAGAAGTGAACGTGCCCCGGCCTGCAACTCCCTTGGGGACACCGCGTTTCTGGCAGCAGGTGGGGCACGGGGCAGCTGCCCAGACTGGCAATGCgcacaggcacagcacaggTGGCTGTCTGTGGCAGGGTGACGACGGTGAAGGAGCGCAGGCAGCTCCAGAGGCAGGACTACCGATCCCgtcccccgcccgccccggagccgccgccggaCGGTCCCGGCCGGACAACGGCGCCCCCCAGCGCGCGAGGCGGGCGCTGCAGGCAGCGACCACCCGGGTGCCGCGCTCCGGGAGCGCAACCGGCGCCGCCGCTCCTCGCACCGGCCCCTGCCACCCCCATCGCACCGGCGCCTGCCACTCCCGGGGCGGTCGCTGCGGCCCGCCGAGCCGCACGGCGCCCGGCAGAAACACCTGTCCGGCCGCCGATTGGCAGTGAGCGCCGCGGCAACGCGCCGGCCGCTCCTCCCGGACGCCGCCGCGGGGAGTGTCCCGtcgggccgcccgcggggctcggggcgCTCGGGGAGCGGGacgggcgcgggcggcggcgctcgGAGCGCTCCTGCGCCCGCCGGGGGTTCcgccggggcgggcgcggcggccgCACCTGCGGGCACTGAGCATGCGCGCGGCGCGGGGCACGCCGCGATTGGGAGCGCGGAGCCAGAGTGGGacggagccgccgggagccgcTCCATGGGAGCCGCTCCATGGGAGTTGATGCCGACGCTGCTGCCGCCTCGGACCCCGCGCCCTGCGAGGATCCAGCTCCCGCCGGGGACTCCCGCCGGCCGCGCGGAGTCTTCTCCGGAGCCGCGGGCTGCCCGGAGCCGGGCATGaccgggcgggcggcgggggccaGCCGTGCCCCGCTGCCCCCTCGCCgggggccgggcggaggcggTGCCGCCGCGCTCCCTGCCGCGCCGGGGCTGCGCCGCCCGGCCGTGCCCTgaggagcggcggcggcggcggcggggggacgcgggcggctcggcggcggagcggccgcgggaccggcggcggggcgcgatgagggcggcggggcggcggcggcggggcggcggggcggggcgggggctccgCCGGGCTTTCTAGGACGCCGGCGCCCCGCACACCCACCATGGATCTGCTGCTGTTGGTGAACACGAGCCTGGGCTCCCCCAACGAGTCCCTGGCGCTGCCCCCCGCCTCGCCGTCCTCCTCGGCCCTCCTGCAGCCGCCCTCCCCCTACTCGCCGGCGGCCGTGGCCAGCCTGGCGGCGGTGGTGGGCTTCCTCATCGTCTTCACCATCGTGGGCAACGTGCTGGTGGTGATAGCTGTGCTCACCAGCCGGGCGCTGAGAGCCCCCCAGAACCTCTTcctggtgtccctggccagCGCAGACATCCTGGTGGCTACCCTGGTCATGCCTTTCTCCTTGGCCAACGAGCTTATGAATTACTGGTACTTCGGCAAGGCTTGGTGTAACATTTACCTGGCGCTGGACGTGCTGTTCTGTACCTCGTCCATCGTCCACCTGTGCGCCATCAGCCTCGACAGGTATTGGTCGGTCACACAGGCGGTGGAGTACAACCTCAAACGGACACCGCGGCGGATCAAGGCCATCATCCTCACCGTGTGGCTCATTTCAGCCATCATCTCCTTCCCGCCATTGATCTCCGTGTACCGGGACCCTGAAGGAGATGTCTTTCCCCAGTGCAAGCTCAATGACGAGACATGGTACATCCTTTCTTCTTGCATTGGCTCTTTCTTTGCCCCCTGCCTCATCATGGTGTTGGTCTATATCCGCATCTACCGCGTGGCCAAGCTAAGGACCAGGACCCTCTCTGAGAAGCGTACGATGCCAGAGGGGTCCTCCCAGACTGAGAACGGCTTGAGCCGCGCTGCTGGCGGCTGCACGTCCCTGaggatgcagctgggagagaacGGACATTATTCGGTGCACCACTGGCGCAAAGCCTCTGAGCTGGAGGACATTGAGCTGGAGGAGAGCAGCACCTCAGAGAGCAGGCGGAGGCGGAGCCGGGAGGAGCATCGCCGCAAAAGCAAGAGCCAGTCCTTCTCCTACTCATACTCCTCCAAGCACTCCAGTAGCCGTCTGTCCCGTGCGAGCAATCGCTCCATGCAGTTCTTCTCCTATCGCCGGCGCCGGAAGCGTAGCAGCATCTGCCGTAAGAAAGTTGCCCAGGCCCGGGAGAAACGCTTCACTTTTGTGCTGGCTGTGGTCATGGGGGTCTTTGTAGTTTGCTGGTTCCCTTTTTTCTTCAGCTACAGCCTCTATGGTATTTGCCGGGAGGCATGTGAGGTCCCTGAGACTCTCTTCAAGTTCTTCTTCTGGATTGGGTATTGCAATAGCTCCCTCAACCCAGTCATCTACACCATCTTCAACCAGGACTTCCGCAGGTCCTTTAAACACATTCTTtttaagaagaagaagaagaacttCCGGCATTGAGCTGGAGGGATGGATTTGCCTCGAGCAGGAGTAGAGTTAAAAGAGAAGGCTCAATGCTGGAAAagaagggaggggagagaaCATGGGGCTTGGGCTTAGGGAGCGGGAAGAGGGCTCGCCCCCTCGGTGGAGCAGGGTGATGTtgtgggggacagggatggtgtCAGGGAGGCTGAGGGCACTCACCATGGTACAGAATGGTGACATGGTGCTGGGGGAGCAGTGCTGGAGTGTGGAGGGGTAAAGGGGGAGGGAGTGACTGTGTTTGAACGCTGACAGAGGGCACGGGGAGCCCACAGAGGAAAGTAGGCTGAGACCCTGAGTTTGGGAGGCAGAGAGCTTTCATGAGCTCAGGGATTTTGTGGGGAAACAAAAAGAGACATCAGAAGTAGAGGGTTAAGTGGCAGGTGGTGGAGATTTGAGTACATATAAATAGGGCAGCTGGGGCCTATGGTGTATTTGTCCCAGTAAGAAATTGGTTTTTACTTCTTGTGTGGGGAAGGAGAGTGCAAAGTACCAGGCACTGACAGTGTTTTGAATTATGAAAGGATTTAAATGtttgccaaaaaaaaccctaaagaaCAATCCAAACTCTTTTCTAAATAAACCTTTGTACTGTTAAAACCTTCTGAATCATGATTTTGCTCAAGTCAAACAAAGCAaggggttttcttttcctttggagGGGTCTTTGCCTATAGATCTGGATGAGAACTATTTTTCCTGTCTTCCCATAGTTTTTGATTAGTCAGTGAGACAAACCTGGGAATCTTGCATTTTTTCATGAAATATGAAAGAGAATACATATACCCCATGACCTCATTTCCTCCTGCTGGATCACCAGGCAGTAAATTCCTGCTCCATCCTTCTCAGATCAGTGACCTAAGGACCTTGCTGTCCTGGAGCAGATAGTGAAAAATAATCATTCTGGTGAACTTGCCTAACATTttttgagataatttttttaaaaaatcaagtttCCACTTCTGTGTGCCCCGGGGaactttttctcccctttttttcaGTCTCCCTTCAAAGGCTAATCTCAGGGCTGGATGTGTGCTCCTCATTCTCAGGCAGGCGGTTGAAGGCATTCTGATATGCAGGTTTTCAGAGGAAGAGCAATCACCCCACTACTAAGGTCTTTAAATCCTTCATATTTACAGTCTTAGGGCAACTAAAtcctttatatttatttttaaatgagaagCATACATTGCAGATTGTCAGTGGTGTATGTGAACAAATCTCAAAAGGAGGTGCAGCTGTTCCAAACCTTTGGTGTTAAAGTTGCTTGCTTTCCCTTCTTCTGTTTGCATTTCTAGTTTATGATTTTAGAGGATTTTCTTGGGAGGAGAGGCAGAAGAGGGGAGAATAGTTTGAAAACTTATTAAAGCAAACCATATTTCCCATGGGTTTATAAAATGTCATAAAGTGCAATGAACAAAATGAGAGGCAGGGACTGGTGTCTGTACATTCATCACTGAATGCATACCAAGTGTAAGAGTGAGCTGAGCATTTACATCCTTTCTTCATCTGTGCTGCTGCAAGGTGTGTATTCTGTTTGTGGAGCAAATACTGCTCCTTTCTATGTTTATCACTCCTTCCATAGGCAGCAGGATTTGGCATCTGCCTCAAATGCACCTTTCCACAGCAAACagttcttgggaaaaaaaagagtgaaatcTAATCACGTATAACAGACTTCTTTAAACAGCTGAATTGAATCTATACTGAGGAATCATCAGATATCCCCTTCCTTACTCCCTCTGTTCTGCCTGAAAGGTGTCTGTAGCCTCTTCTTGTGATTCTCTATAGCATAAGGAAAAAGGATAGAGCAGTCGCTTTGTTTCATCTGCTTTTCATAATAAGCATTTGGTTCTCTTAACCCTGGAAAAGGAGACTGTCGGTGGCTGAGGTTCTGGTTGTTCCTTCAATGGACAGTTTAACTCAAATTCAAGTGGGAGTTCTGCTGAAGCAGGGATTAGATGATTGCATGAAATGCAGTAGAAGTTTGCTGGATTTTGCTAAGTAAACTGAGATATTTTCAAAGTCCTAAATCTGTAACTTATTGGATGCTTTCTTGAAATAAGACTCAGAGCGTTAAAAGATTTGAGCTTTGTTTAAATAACAAATGGTCTGGTACAAATGCATACCTGAGACagataaaggagaaataaaaatagcaacTGAGAGGAGAAAATTACAAGCCATTTCTCTTCTGCAAAATGGAGAGTCTTATTAAAGTTACATCAAAAAGAGCTGAAACTTGCTCTTATTATTTATAGGTAACAATGTAGCTAAAAAGCTCAGGTTTGTTTACTCTGAAGAAACTATATAACCACGAGAGCAACCAAAGCACCATATGGTACCTGGCTACTACCTCTGAGCTCCTGGACGGCTTCATTAGAGGTACCCATTCCTGCCAAGTGAAGGTCTGCTTTTGTCACTTTATGCTCCTTAGAGGGGTTTCCCAGTCTGCAGACTCACAGTGGTTTCACTGTTGTGCTGCTTTTGAAACGAGCTCTGTGGCCTGTAAACACAGTCATTCCCcctttgttttccttgcagAATTCAAGTAGTCCGTGGAAATGAAATTCTGACAGATTTTAGTggacataaaatatatatggaATGACTGATGTGCCTTAAAAGTAAGTTCTTTGCAGTAAAAGTATTCTGTGATCATTATAAACACTAAAGAAATaatgcttctattttttttttcacttccaaACGTTTTAAAGGGATTGATGCAGATACTGAATATCTGTGAGCAGCAGCATAGTTAAAACCAGGGTATTTCtatggttttaatttttcttgtcACAGTTACTCATCTGATTCAATGCCTCAAGATAGTCTTATTTCTTCTGAGCtaaataaaaagtaatattCATTAATAAAGATGTGCAGTTTACACCCCTTTTAATTGCATTTCCCTCTAAATTAGTGAAAACAGAGGATTTctataaaaattgtttttaatgtaACTACTGAATATGCTTCAAGTAAAATGGGGCtgatttacttttttaaatacagtGGTCTCTTATTACTTGTAATAGCTGAAGACTGGAATTTGTAACATACTGTGTGGTGTTAATTTTCCATAAAAAGTTTTCAGCTCTGCTACTCACAGTGTGGTTGTGCTTCAACTGTAAGCTGGCTAATAGTGTATACAGGAGAAAAATAGTCTATGCAGCTTTGGCTtaagaaaaagggagaagatATGTGTAAAATGTGCTGAGTTGTTTCTTTGATCAGATATGATAAACCAGTTGAAACACTCACTCTCTACTGTCGTGGAAAAACGGAATATTGCTACTAAGCCATATCGATTTTAACAAGTACTTGATCTTTAACTCTTCATTTGCTCATTTcaccatgaagaaaattttGTGTCAGTCTTAAGTGAGATGttgatgtttcattttcagttttttgaACAGTGCTGTTGTTGGTTGGGTATTGAAATATCGAACAGTGTAACTTAGCTGGGATGGgaactcagtgctgctgtccttCAGCCACCTCTGTGGGAGTTTTGCGTGAGAGAGAAATGCAGAATTAGCCTCTTCAGGGCTTGAGGCAGATGGAAGGGGCCTTATAAATAGGAGATTTGACAGGATCACAGCTTTAAATCATTGTCTGAAATAAGAATCAGGCCCTTGTTCTGTGCGATCTCTGTTCACAAAAGTCATGTTGCTGCAAGAGCACTGGTGATTCCTGACAAGCAGATCTGAGGTGAAAGTCTCTATGCAGCTTTGCACACATTGGCCTGTATCATCCTTTATGAGTAATCCCAGAAAACTTGAGTGGAATTTACTTGTGAGTCAGAAGGTACTCACTGTGGGCAAGGATTTTAGGAGCTTCCTTAAACGTTGCCTCCTTTTTAGTAAACATGCTGGAGGAATTTAAGCAAACGTTTGTGCGTAAATGTAAGAGAACAGAAGGAATGCAATCCTCTCTGCTTAACTCTTGACTACTGTTCAAGCCCATAGAAGATGTGGATGAGGTGTTTTATGACTGTATATTTTTAGTATAAGCTGTCTGAAGAGCATTATGTGATTGCGTCTGTTTTTCAGAGAATAAAACTGTTGGTCTTTGAGGGTTGGTACTGGCTAGAACAGCATCTGAAAATTGTAAGGATTTTGTAGGAAATGTTGGTAATGAAATCCATTTCAGGAGAAGGTTCTGACCTTAAACTATGACTGCTCTCAAGGAGAGAATATCTACCAGCTGTGCAAAAGGAAGACTTGATGCTATCTGCGAGTTTGTTTCTATGGTTGCTCATTATGACCTTGCTGGTGAGCAGAAAGCAACTAGAGGCTTTAGAGAAAAAGCTCTAATTTGAAGGGGGAACAGTGCATGAGGAAATGGCTAGCCACAACACTGAGGGAATTCATATTTGCATGCCTTCTCTCTACTGTGGACAGAGGAAGCTGACTTTTTCATTGCACAATAGGAAATGTTAATTTGTGTTCCAGGTCTGTGGGTCACCTGGGCCTTACAAAAGATGTCACAGGAGAAAGCAGAGAGAGGATTGCTCACTTCACTGTTCAACGCCAAGCTTAAATTTGTCCTTTGTCCTTGAAATTAAGCCAAAAATAAGGTTTGGCACTTGGACCCAAAGGCTATGTAGCATCAATAATGGTACACTGAATATAGTCTAGCTTTAGCAAAAAGCATCAGTTCATATTATGCACCCTGCACATCTCTGTTTCAGGGCAGAAGTAGGAGAGTCTGACACTTAAGTCATGTGAGAAAGGAATAATCAGCAGTTTGAAGAGTCACAGGTATGCTGAAAAATATACCTAGATCCTATTCTGATAACAGAGCTGGCTTCAGTTTTGTAGGTCCCAATCACTTTGAGCTCATAAGAAAGAACTggggaggaagaaaacaaggaaatagTAGAAATGCTGCTACTCAAGGAAGCAAAAAGTGGCAAATTGCTCAGAGTCATGTCTGGATCTTTATGCCAGCCCCACTCCAGCGGGGTTGGGAACTGTTACTGGATTTTGTGGGAAAGGTGGAGGTGTCTTCAACTCACAGTGACTATCACACTTGATCTGAACTAAGGAAATACCTACAGCTGGTACACTGCCTTGGTTTGAAGTGGCAGCCCTTAGAGTGTGACAGAAGACATTTTAAGTAGTTTATCTCTCCTCTGGGACATGTTCTTCACTAtcccaaacattttttttaattcaattgCACAACAGTTGATAAGTTAGAGAAAGATTGTCAATatcttacaggaaaaaaaaaagacaaagaggCATGGAAAATAGTCGGTAATAAAACCCTATGTCTTAGTCCTGACATAACATCTTAGCATAATACcagtcttttttcccccatcccccttttcttttggaaaacagaaattcaTGCAAAACTGTAGAAGCTTATTTTACATAGACTACACCAGTGATACTGTTtacactagaaaaaaaaagagcttttctgTCAGTAAGTAGCCTTCTTCTGTAAAGCAATATTCTTTACTACACTTGTCtgaaaaatcaaatgaaaagtAGATCAGCACTTAATTCAATTTGTCTATATGTACCTCTCTTAACAAAAATGCTTTATTAACGGTTCTGAATGTAAAGGACACAAATAAAATGTAGCTGCCTGCTACATCAAAATCAATTAGTTGTGTTTCAGCATTTTTGTGAACAGCAGTCATTCACTTTGCATGATGCTGTTTCCTGATAGCCCTCTGCTGACAGAGAAAGCTGTTCACCCTGTTGACAACAGGAATAAAATGAGGATTCATATTTGCCTCCATTAACTCTGTTAAGTGTCCTCTAATACGCTAAAAAGCAGGCTGCTAGAAATAGGTCTTTTGGTGTGATGTCTAGTAAGAGACATGGATCAGAGAATTAATAAGCTGATGGGTTCCAAGATGTACAGCACCCTTAACTGAGAGGctcaccctgggctgcagggacatgcTTCACTTAGTTTTGTTCTCTATGCCTTTGACCTAACATTGCAAATTATTTGCTCAGTAGTGGAACATTTTCAGCACACCATCCCTTTCAACCTCATCTGCTGGAGTAAGAAATTAATACTGAGGTCTCCCACTTCCTCACTGAGTGCTTTGGCCGATAGACTATTTATATAGGTGATGCAGCTAAAATGCCTTTCCTTTTGGCacataaatgttttatttgattGAGCTTTTTATCTTTCAGTAGACTAACACTCTTGTTCCACAAGGACATTCTCTATCTGGAAAGCAAACATATGTCAAATACTTGGAGGAATATTAGAAATCCTGAAAAACCCCAGCCAATCCaggtaaattttaaaagaaaacaccacAGCTGAACTAAGAAATAGGCTTAATCTTGTCTCTGGTGGGGCTGCCCTATCTGAGAGACCCCCTGCTACTCTGGTGTGCCTTTGATCAGATTTGGTGCAGTGTGTGGAGCTTTTCTGTTGGACCCCTGGAGCTGTACTGAGAGAAGCAGTTTCAAGTGTCCAGCAAAGATTAGAGAAGTTAAACACATGCTTATTGAATCATTTCACATTATAGCAGACACTCTCACTTTGGCTTCCTGTTCCCTTTTTTGCAGTCTTTAAATGAGCCCTTGCTTTCAATCTGACTGCCATATACAGCCTGTGCTTGCAGTGCCTTTCCATCAAATGCCTCAGTGTCTGACCTGCATAGAGTTGATGACACCCACctcctctcagctgtgctggaaggGTTCTCCAGAAGACTCTCCATGAAGTGCTTCCATGTGGTGCTGTGCTATATATGAGTACCTGGAGTAACAGGAGTTACTGCAAGTTCTTCACTGACTCCAAGCCACACTGTTTTATCACCAATAAATGCTTGTGTGCAGAGTTGCAAAGTGTCTATAAATTCCCCAAGGTTGGCACTGATTTGTTTACATCAGCAGCAATTTCTGTGGGTAATTAAAGGGACACTTTTAGTCAATCCATCAGATACTACTTTGGATATGACACGTGGTACATCAGAGAAACATGATGTGTTGTTTCAACAGCACAATAGAAGTGATTAAAGATTCCTGGATGgcatgtttttttctgtaaaaaaagaatgcaGTTCAATGAAATCTGATTGTTCTTTAAAGAATGTGTCTGTTTTACCCAGTGTATAATGGAAACCAGGAGACCTTTAATCAGCTTCTGGGGGCCCCACTGCTTGCTGGCCTGGCTGCCTGGCTCCTGGGCAGACTGCTGGGTGAGGTGCCAGGAAGCCGAGACTTCCAGGCTCCTGGACCCTGGCAGCTCAGGCCCCTGGGTTTATGGGCACTCAGCTGAGCTCCATTATCACAGCACCTAAATGCTTCATAACTTCTTTATGCTTAGTCTGTCAATGCCTTTATGCATTAAGGAGTGACTGCCATGCCCTATTTTCTGAGGAGAAGATAAAAGATTAATGGCAGTTAGGTAGGTAGATCATAAAAACCTTCTGGTTTTTGTGGATCTTTCCAGTTGCAAACTCACTATTGAATTGTCAGGACCCTGCTAAGCTCCAATGTATAAAATCCCACCTGTGCTTTGAAGTTCTGCCTCTGTGATTGCCATAGACCCACAGAACTTGCACACATCAGGATGCACAAACTCAATGTGCCTCTCCTTTGCTTGTTCCCACCTGGTAGGGAGCTCATGCGGTTTGGATATTGCagaataaggaaaaaggaatgtATTACCTCCAGTTTGTGGGGGAACAATGATATTGCTGCCATTTCTTTAAGGTCTGTGGGGTTTTAGTCACCAGTGTTGGATTCACACTACCATTTCTGGATGCCTACTTTTATTATGTGTTGAACTAGTGCCTTCAGGGCATAACTGAGCTATGACTTATACCCCAAAGGAGTGGACTTTTTCTCTACTCCTGGCAAAGTACAGAAATCACAAATACtacctaaaaaataaaattaccaaAGATTCCCCCCCAAAACTAGTCCATTGATACAGTCAATCTCATTTATGGGTTAAGGCTTAAACTcagataaatttaaaaataaagaaaaaactatAAGCCCAGGGATCTTTCATACATCCCATTTCTTTAAGTGCAGGTCTCTCAGGATACAGTCTGGATCACTAGATTCTACTTTTCTCAGACTTTGAACATCGTCTTCCTTGAGGTTAGTGAACCCATGTCTTCAATAATGCAGAAATTTCTTGGAAACTCAAATATTTAAGAGTCAAGAAATTGCACACATGATTCCAACACTAGGCAGGATGAACTCCCTATCTGGCAATAATGTTGGGAACAAACATTTGGGGCTAGTCTGTGTATATTTCTCAGGCAAAATTATGACTATTAGAGGGATCTTGAGTTCCCTGTGAATGTTTTGTACAGAGGAGGCTTCCTGACAGTGTTTACCACCTTCAGAAGTGTCAGTCAATGTCTATCGAACTCATGCTTGTCATAATAAGGAATGGGATTGTCCCtggatatatttttaaaggggaaaaaaaaaagacataaaattaattttaaaaagttgtaGTCATGCATAGAAAatgtgaaaggaaaaggaacTTGTCTGTTGCTGAAGACTTCAGCAGCAATTCATTCTTACCTAATTCTGCCATATCCAGCTAGGGATAACTGATGGTCACATAGGTTGAGGCTGCCCTCGGGTtacaatattttcaaaaagtGTCAACATTTTGTGTGTAAAACAGATTTCTGCTGTGGTAACAGTTACTATTAATTAGAGAAAGAAATTGgctcttttttctcctgcttcagAGGAGAAACAAACAGAAGGTATTTTACAGGACTACAAAAATAGCTATTCCTTTTCTACTTTggtaaggcaaaaaaaaaaaaaaagtaggaacaAACATATTAAAGAGGCATTAGGAATTTAGGATGCAGATTAGCTATTTCATTGCCTGATTCATCAAGCACAACTCAGTAATTAACTCAATGCATTTACTTATCACTGAGGTTTTATGTGTTATGTAATAAAATATCTCGGTTGCCCAGAAAGGGTGTGTTGTGTGTCCTCAGAGAATTTCAAGGCCCAGGTGGATAATGCCCTGAATAACCTGCTCTGGCCTCCCAGGTGACCCTGCTTTGAGCCCAAGACTGGACTAGAGGCATTCTGAGGTCCCTTCTAACCTGAATTAGCCTGTGATTCTGAGACCTGTTTCTTCCTAGTAATAAACAAAAGTCCTAATATCTGGGTAGCATCAAAATTATATTCTATAGAAAGTTGCATATATACTGCTATAGGTGGGCAAAACATTAGGCCATTTGAATATTTAGATCTCTAGTACTTTTATATGTGTGCAAATTC from Anomalospiza imberbis isolate Cuckoo-Finch-1a 21T00152 chromosome 4, ASM3175350v1, whole genome shotgun sequence includes:
- the ADRA2C gene encoding alpha-2C adrenergic receptor, yielding MDLLLLVNTSLGSPNESLALPPASPSSSALLQPPSPYSPAAVASLAAVVGFLIVFTIVGNVLVVIAVLTSRALRAPQNLFLVSLASADILVATLVMPFSLANELMNYWYFGKAWCNIYLALDVLFCTSSIVHLCAISLDRYWSVTQAVEYNLKRTPRRIKAIILTVWLISAIISFPPLISVYRDPEGDVFPQCKLNDETWYILSSCIGSFFAPCLIMVLVYIRIYRVAKLRTRTLSEKRTMPEGSSQTENGLSRAAGGCTSLRMQLGENGHYSVHHWRKASELEDIELEESSTSESRRRRSREEHRRKSKSQSFSYSYSSKHSSSRLSRASNRSMQFFSYRRRRKRSSICRKKVAQAREKRFTFVLAVVMGVFVVCWFPFFFSYSLYGICREACEVPETLFKFFFWIGYCNSSLNPVIYTIFNQDFRRSFKHILFKKKKKNFRH